The following coding sequences lie in one Niabella agricola genomic window:
- a CDS encoding helix-turn-helix domain-containing protein: MKYFRAQLHLTQQELAVFLGISQSLLSMYEKNLRELPVQASLKLARLELELHQFQQQKAISDLKHALHQQKNMRKLETLLNRQARQAEWNLLRLSEALDKMKERQKQLDLKLAFIKRLMTPGSSWLEDKPLLQNMMLDAEAALDGCDVACQQRMTYQLLLLKSRIKIMRQAQETVRQLLKPETDGR; the protein is encoded by the coding sequence ATGAAATACTTCAGAGCCCAACTGCACCTTACCCAACAGGAACTGGCGGTTTTTCTTGGCATTTCGCAGTCCCTTTTGAGTATGTATGAGAAAAACCTGCGCGAGCTGCCTGTGCAGGCTTCACTAAAATTGGCCCGGTTAGAACTGGAGCTGCATCAATTTCAACAACAAAAAGCTATATCGGATCTCAAACACGCACTGCATCAGCAAAAGAATATGCGAAAGCTGGAAACCCTGCTGAACCGGCAGGCCCGCCAGGCAGAATGGAACCTGCTGCGCTTAAGTGAGGCGCTGGATAAAATGAAAGAGCGACAAAAACAACTCGACCTGAAGCTTGCGTTTATCAAAAGACTGATGACGCCTGGAAGTTCCTGGCTGGAGGATAAACCCCTGCTTCAAAACATGATGCTTGATGCGGAGGCTGCTCTGGATGGGTGCGATGTGGCCTGCCAGCAACGGATGACGTATCAGTTGTTGTTGCTAAAAAGCCGGATAAAAATAATGCGGCAGGCGCAGGAAACAGTAAGACAATTGCTGAAACCCGAAACGGACGGCCGCTGA
- a CDS encoding RagB/SusD family nutrient uptake outer membrane protein, with protein sequence MKTYIYRPFLILMVISCAVIGCSKDFLNIDPTGQVPEETTWQDPALAQAFITGIYSGGSGVYGLGVGGFDEQMLASLTDEATFTHTGRNINTVMEGSASPSGVGWIPESYGWKNLFDNIRAANLSLEKLANPKIDTALANRLKGEAHFLRAYFYHQLLRYYGGVPITTRVYDLNQDYNVTRNSFEECVNFITADCDTAIWLINTSTMDKGRASVLAALALKSRVLLYAASDLSYLPLAKTKFPELASHPKPELFGYTGGDRKVRWTAAKAAAKAVMSLGAGYKLNLGAPVSAAEGKTNYMSIAMSGYSKALGMDANAGSEIIFGRYYNLNVNTGAGVSINQYNGPNGYHNWAGNTPIGLLVDDYEMADGTPFSWSNPAQKAKPYVGRDPRFYATILYDGAGWKPRDLISGNVDPANQIQTGQYDLMVGGKKITFNGLDTRSSSIEDWNGSRTGYYVRKFTDPDPKIVDANTKQLVPWPFFRYTEAVFNYIEACIELGEEAEARLWLNRIRFRSGMPAVTDAGIALKNRYRNEKRIEMAFEEQRYFDVRRWMIPQETVGRKLTFINVVGTFQPGKQLTDTYRHDETIYNYTYTPVVNEAHENRKWVNKMYYAPINRDEMNKNTALVQNPGY encoded by the coding sequence ATGAAAACATATATATACCGGCCATTTCTGATCCTGATGGTCATTTCATGTGCAGTTATCGGCTGCAGTAAGGATTTTCTGAATATTGATCCTACCGGACAGGTACCCGAGGAAACCACCTGGCAGGACCCCGCACTGGCCCAGGCCTTTATTACCGGCATTTACAGCGGCGGATCGGGCGTATACGGGTTGGGGGTAGGCGGTTTTGATGAACAAATGCTGGCCTCCCTCACAGATGAAGCCACGTTTACACATACCGGACGCAATATCAACACCGTAATGGAGGGTAGCGCCAGTCCCAGCGGTGTGGGCTGGATCCCCGAAAGCTACGGCTGGAAAAACCTTTTTGACAATATCCGCGCCGCCAACCTTTCCCTGGAAAAACTGGCAAACCCCAAAATTGACACCGCTCTGGCCAACCGGCTAAAGGGAGAAGCCCATTTTTTAAGAGCTTATTTCTACCACCAGTTGCTGCGCTATTACGGCGGCGTGCCGATCACTACCCGGGTATACGATTTAAACCAGGATTATAATGTAACACGGAACAGCTTTGAGGAATGTGTCAATTTTATTACTGCAGACTGCGATACCGCCATCTGGCTGATTAATACCAGCACGATGGACAAAGGGCGGGCCAGTGTGCTGGCCGCCCTGGCGCTGAAGTCGCGGGTACTTTTATATGCCGCCAGTGACCTGAGTTACCTGCCGCTGGCCAAAACAAAATTTCCCGAGCTGGCAAGTCACCCTAAACCGGAACTGTTTGGTTATACCGGTGGCGACCGCAAAGTACGCTGGACGGCAGCAAAAGCAGCCGCCAAGGCCGTTATGAGCCTCGGCGCCGGGTATAAGCTAAACCTCGGTGCGCCGGTTTCGGCCGCAGAAGGCAAAACCAATTATATGTCTATTGCCATGAGCGGTTATAGCAAGGCCCTGGGTATGGATGCCAATGCGGGATCAGAGATCATCTTTGGCCGTTATTATAACCTGAATGTAAATACCGGCGCCGGCGTAAGCATTAATCAGTACAACGGGCCCAACGGGTATCACAACTGGGCCGGCAACACACCCATCGGGCTGCTGGTGGATGATTATGAAATGGCAGACGGTACCCCTTTTAGCTGGAGTAACCCGGCTCAAAAGGCAAAACCATATGTTGGCCGCGATCCCCGGTTTTATGCAACCATCCTTTACGACGGCGCCGGCTGGAAACCCCGGGACCTGATCTCCGGCAATGTAGACCCCGCCAACCAGATCCAGACCGGGCAATACGATTTGATGGTGGGCGGCAAAAAGATCACGTTTAACGGACTGGATACCCGAAGCAGCTCCATTGAAGACTGGAACGGAAGCCGCACTGGATATTATGTACGTAAGTTTACCGATCCCGACCCCAAAATTGTAGATGCCAATACCAAGCAACTGGTGCCCTGGCCGTTCTTCCGTTATACAGAGGCCGTGTTTAATTATATAGAAGCCTGCATTGAACTGGGTGAAGAAGCCGAGGCCCGTTTATGGCTGAACCGGATCCGTTTCCGCTCCGGGATGCCCGCTGTTACCGATGCCGGCATTGCCTTAAAAAACCGGTACCGGAATGAAAAAAGGATTGAGATGGCTTTCGAGGAACAACGGTATTTTGATGTACGCCGCTGGATGATCCCGCAGGAAACCGTAGGCCGCAAACTCACGTTTATCAATGTGGTGGGTACCTTTCAGCCGGGCAAACAACTGACCGATACTTACCGGCACGATGAAACCATTTACAATTATACCTATACCCCGGTGGTAAATGAAGCCCATGAAAACCGGAAATGGGTCAATAAAATGTATTATGCGCCCATCAACCGGGATGAAATGAATAAAAATACTGCCCTGGTACAAAACCCTGGCTATTAA
- a CDS encoding SusC/RagA family TonB-linked outer membrane protein, whose product MHTQQLRSHAGYAYLFGRIPLKRLFLFLIVFLLPGLSVYKGHAGNIGTAPPEKIITGKITDETGAPIDGASVLLKGSATGVATDAQGVFTIKVPNTGGTLVISHVGYQQQEVTIGDQTTIHVTLKSSATEQLTDVVVVGYGTQKKVTLTGAVADVKGTELAKTPTVNLTNTLAGRLPGITAINTGGEPGYDGSTIRIRGTNSLGNSSALIVIDGVPDREGGMERLNPNDIESISVLKDASAAIYGSRAANGVILITTKRGKSGKPLLSYTFNQGWAQPTRIPKMSDAVEYGTLRNELAVYENVPVNQWKAAWEALTTTGTYKRTDNGATVSSPVGFFPDDMQQYRDGSDPWGHPNTDWFGATFKKWSPQVRHNVQLTGGSENIRYLGSIGYQNQDAYYKNSATGYKQYDLRLNLDAKLNQYMNLTMGIAAREEYRFFPTETAGEIFRMLMRGKPNEPAIWPNGLPGRDIEYGQNPVVIATNQTGYDRDKRDYIQTNGKLEILIPGVEGLKITGTAAIDKYIKNQKRFETPWYLYSWDRSSYEADGVTPKLTRELRSTFTDPRLNQWTENTLNINLSGLLNYDRKFGEHTVNFLAGVQRETEDYEGFRAFRRYYLSNALDVLDVGGDLEKNNGGGSYRRARLSYFGRVGYNYAEKYLFEFLWRYDGSYIFPPNKRFGFFPGITAGWRVSEEPFFKNNVSFVNNLKLRGSWGQMGAEPYFGGVLAEYQFIPAYPFSTYVLNDAVVQTLIENRVANQNFTWEVGNNMNIGLDAAFLNSRLTLELDYFRNLRDKALIAETGLVPQTSGISGKLPPVNKGRMLNRGGEFKIGWRDHIGQVSYSLGLNGGYAKNKVLYSSEPAGVPEWQRTTGKPYGTNGFTIVAYQYDGVFRDQAEIDANKVDYSALTSALRPGDMKIKDYNGDNKINGDDMVALDKTRDPYFTGGFNGSLGYKNVDLSFMFQGAVGGLLFFGTESGDIGNYLQYSFDNRWTIDNPSSVDPRIASRGNTYYTGGAARFNTYFLRSSDYLRLKNVEIGYNLAMPERVQNIISNIRIFANGQNLVTWDKMKIWDPESTSGNGQYYPQSRILNIGATVTF is encoded by the coding sequence ATGCACACGCAGCAATTGCGTAGCCATGCCGGCTATGCATACTTATTTGGGCGTATCCCGCTCAAACGCTTGTTCCTGTTCCTGATTGTTTTTTTGTTGCCAGGTCTTTCCGTGTATAAAGGCCATGCGGGCAACATCGGAACAGCCCCTCCGGAAAAGATCATTACCGGAAAAATCACCGATGAAACCGGCGCGCCTATAGACGGAGCCTCCGTTTTATTAAAAGGATCCGCAACGGGCGTTGCCACCGATGCTCAGGGGGTTTTTACCATTAAAGTGCCCAATACCGGAGGCACGCTGGTCATCTCCCATGTGGGTTACCAGCAACAGGAAGTAACCATCGGAGATCAAACAACGATCCATGTAACGCTTAAAAGCAGTGCCACCGAACAATTAACGGATGTGGTGGTAGTAGGCTATGGCACCCAAAAGAAAGTAACGCTTACCGGTGCCGTAGCCGATGTAAAAGGCACCGAACTGGCCAAAACGCCTACCGTTAACCTCACCAATACCCTGGCCGGCCGGCTTCCGGGTATCACAGCCATTAATACCGGGGGCGAACCGGGCTATGACGGCTCTACGATCCGCATCCGGGGTACCAACTCGCTGGGCAACTCCAGCGCGTTGATCGTAATCGACGGGGTTCCCGACCGGGAAGGAGGCATGGAGCGCCTGAACCCGAACGACATTGAGAGTATTTCCGTATTAAAAGATGCATCTGCCGCCATTTACGGGTCACGCGCCGCCAACGGGGTCATCCTGATCACCACCAAAAGAGGAAAAAGCGGGAAACCCCTGTTGTCCTATACCTTTAACCAGGGCTGGGCCCAGCCTACCCGCATCCCCAAAATGTCCGATGCCGTGGAATATGGCACTCTGCGCAACGAGCTGGCCGTTTATGAAAACGTGCCGGTAAACCAATGGAAGGCCGCCTGGGAGGCGCTTACCACAACCGGTACCTATAAGCGTACCGATAATGGTGCCACGGTGAGTTCTCCTGTTGGATTTTTCCCGGACGATATGCAGCAGTACCGCGATGGATCCGACCCCTGGGGACACCCCAATACCGATTGGTTTGGCGCCACTTTTAAGAAATGGTCGCCCCAGGTACGGCACAATGTCCAGCTCACAGGAGGATCGGAAAATATTCGTTACCTGGGTTCCATCGGTTACCAGAACCAGGACGCCTATTATAAAAATTCAGCCACGGGTTATAAACAATATGATCTCCGCCTAAACCTGGATGCCAAACTGAACCAGTATATGAACCTTACGATGGGCATCGCCGCCCGGGAAGAATACCGGTTTTTTCCAACTGAAACTGCCGGAGAAATTTTCCGTATGCTGATGCGCGGCAAGCCCAATGAGCCCGCCATCTGGCCCAACGGATTGCCTGGCCGGGATATTGAGTACGGTCAAAATCCCGTGGTGATTGCCACCAATCAAACCGGTTACGACCGCGACAAACGCGATTATATACAAACCAATGGAAAACTGGAGATCCTGATCCCCGGTGTGGAAGGGTTGAAGATTACCGGTACGGCGGCTATTGATAAATACATCAAAAATCAAAAACGGTTCGAAACGCCCTGGTACCTCTACTCCTGGGACCGCAGTTCTTACGAAGCCGATGGTGTTACGCCCAAACTGACCCGGGAGCTACGTTCTACGTTTACTGACCCCAGGCTAAACCAATGGACTGAAAACACCTTGAACATCAACCTTTCCGGGCTGCTGAACTATGACCGGAAATTCGGGGAGCATACCGTTAATTTCCTGGCGGGTGTACAACGGGAAACAGAAGATTATGAAGGATTTCGGGCCTTCCGGCGGTATTATCTTTCCAATGCCCTGGATGTGCTGGATGTGGGGGGCGACCTCGAAAAGAACAACGGCGGAGGATCTTACCGGCGGGCACGCCTCAGCTATTTTGGTCGTGTTGGATATAACTATGCCGAAAAATACCTGTTTGAGTTTTTATGGCGGTATGATGGCTCCTATATCTTTCCACCCAACAAACGTTTTGGCTTTTTTCCAGGGATAACCGCAGGATGGCGCGTATCTGAAGAGCCCTTCTTCAAAAACAATGTTTCATTTGTAAACAACCTCAAGCTGCGCGGCTCCTGGGGACAAATGGGGGCCGAGCCCTATTTTGGCGGCGTGCTGGCCGAATACCAGTTCATTCCGGCTTATCCCTTTAGTACCTATGTGCTGAATGATGCCGTGGTACAAACCCTCATCGAAAACCGGGTGGCCAATCAAAACTTCACCTGGGAGGTGGGCAATAACATGAACATCGGTTTAGATGCCGCCTTTTTAAATAGTCGCCTCACGCTGGAGCTGGATTATTTCCGCAACCTGAGAGATAAAGCGCTGATCGCAGAAACAGGCCTGGTGCCACAAACCAGCGGCATCTCCGGAAAACTGCCTCCGGTAAATAAAGGAAGAATGCTGAACCGTGGCGGTGAATTTAAAATCGGCTGGCGCGATCATATCGGGCAGGTAAGCTACTCCCTGGGCCTGAATGGCGGGTATGCCAAAAACAAGGTGCTTTACTCAAGCGAACCTGCCGGTGTACCGGAATGGCAACGGACCACCGGTAAACCCTATGGCACCAATGGGTTTACCATTGTGGCCTATCAGTACGACGGGGTATTCAGAGACCAGGCGGAAATTGATGCCAATAAAGTGGATTACAGCGCCCTCACCAGCGCACTGCGGCCCGGCGATATGAAGATAAAGGACTACAATGGTGATAATAAGATCAATGGAGATGATATGGTAGCCCTCGACAAAACCCGTGATCCTTATTTTACGGGAGGTTTTAACGGCAGCCTGGGCTATAAGAACGTTGATCTTAGCTTTATGTTCCAGGGCGCTGTTGGCGGGTTGTTGTTTTTTGGGACCGAATCCGGCGATATCGGAAACTATCTTCAATATTCATTCGACAACCGCTGGACTATCGACAACCCCAGTAGCGTAGACCCCCGCATTGCCAGCCGGGGCAATACCTATTACACGGGCGGCGCCGCCCGCTTTAATACCTATTTCCTGCGGAGCAGCGACTACCTGCGGCTCAAGAATGTAGAGATCGGTTACAACCTGGCCATGCCGGAACGGGTACAGAACATCATCAGCAATATCCGCATTTTCGCCAACGGGCAAAATCTTGTTACCTGGGATAAGATGAAGATCTGGGATCCGGAGTCCACCAGCGGCAACGGACAGTATTATCCCCAATCTCGCATCCTGAACATTGGCGCCACCGTAACTTTTTAA
- a CDS encoding sterol desaturase family protein: MQFDKIHNKGQARLFKNDYLEMLTKTHPLVIWGMYIPVIVYMLYYSHVSYNYSLAYVLLIFFIGIFFWSFFEYIAHRFIFHWVSDNPAAQKIAYVMHGNHHHYPRDRQRLFMPPVPSIIIASVLLGIFYLILGRQALMFFPGFMLGYLMYGTMHYAIHAWNPPFKWMKGLWRNHHLHHYKDEHKGFGVSSTIWDHVFGTMFDLKKEKEDKEKVKELMFTKKK; this comes from the coding sequence ATGCAGTTTGATAAAATTCACAACAAGGGTCAGGCACGGCTTTTTAAGAACGATTACCTGGAGATGCTAACGAAGACACACCCGTTGGTTATTTGGGGTATGTATATTCCGGTAATTGTGTATATGCTGTATTACAGTCATGTAAGCTACAATTATTCGTTAGCCTATGTGCTGCTGATCTTTTTTATTGGTATCTTTTTCTGGAGTTTTTTCGAGTACATCGCGCACCGTTTCATTTTTCACTGGGTAAGTGATAACCCCGCAGCGCAAAAAATTGCGTATGTAATGCATGGCAACCATCATCATTATCCAAGAGACCGGCAACGCCTGTTTATGCCCCCGGTTCCCAGCATCATCATTGCTTCTGTTTTACTGGGTATCTTTTACCTGATCCTCGGCAGGCAGGCCCTGATGTTTTTCCCGGGGTTCATGCTCGGCTACCTGATGTATGGTACGATGCATTATGCCATCCACGCCTGGAACCCGCCGTTTAAATGGATGAAAGGATTGTGGAGGAATCACCACCTGCATCATTATAAAGATGAGCATAAAGGTTTTGGTGTCAGCAGTACCATCTGGGACCATGTATTTGGTACCATGTTCGACCTGAAGAAGGAAAAAGAAGATAAGGAGAAAGTCAAAGAACTGATGTTTACTAAAAAGAAATAA
- a CDS encoding serine hydrolase, with amino-acid sequence MKPIFLLFLCTMSAAISNAQVKTDPWLKGLLEQEASPLLKSVLEQPEVYQYQLIYTEIKRDAHQKPSFINHYLNVDRNRYFNPASTVKMPVAFAALEKLNRLEKTVSPQTPMLTDSAFSAQTAVTKDTTSKNGLPSIEHYIKKIFLVSDNDAYNRLYEFTGQKTLNESLWKKGYQDIRITRRFVPMTPEENRHTNPVRFVKDGKTLYSQPAAYSDLQFRFPATKILVGNGHWDKNDSLINEPMDFTGHNNLPLEDGHMLLRSVLFPQSVPAKQRFYLTADNYRMLYTYMSELPYESRFPAYDTSEFFSSYTKFFFFRAAKEAVPDHIRVFNKAGWSYGFLTDYCYVVDFKNNLEFMLSATIYVNKDGILNDNKYEYEETGYPFFKEVGQTIYKYELTKKKTVIPDLSRWKFTYD; translated from the coding sequence ATGAAACCGATTTTCCTCTTATTTTTATGCACTATGTCCGCTGCCATTTCAAATGCACAGGTAAAAACAGACCCATGGCTGAAGGGACTGCTTGAGCAGGAAGCATCACCCTTGTTAAAGTCGGTGCTGGAGCAACCGGAAGTATATCAATACCAACTGATTTACACGGAAATAAAACGGGATGCGCATCAAAAGCCAAGCTTTATCAATCATTACCTGAACGTAGATCGCAACCGTTATTTTAATCCCGCATCTACGGTAAAAATGCCGGTAGCGTTTGCCGCGCTTGAAAAACTAAACCGCCTGGAAAAAACGGTTAGCCCTCAAACGCCCATGCTTACAGACAGCGCCTTCAGCGCTCAAACTGCGGTTACAAAAGATACTACTTCCAAAAACGGGTTGCCCTCCATTGAACATTATATCAAAAAGATCTTCCTGGTCAGTGATAATGACGCCTACAACCGGCTTTATGAATTTACAGGACAGAAAACGCTGAACGAATCTTTGTGGAAAAAGGGATATCAGGATATCCGCATCACCCGCCGTTTCGTGCCGATGACACCCGAAGAAAACCGGCATACCAACCCCGTCCGGTTTGTAAAGGATGGAAAAACGCTGTACTCACAGCCGGCAGCTTACAGCGACCTGCAATTTCGCTTTCCGGCAACCAAAATACTGGTAGGTAACGGGCACTGGGATAAAAACGACAGCCTGATCAATGAACCGATGGATTTCACCGGACATAACAACCTGCCCCTGGAAGACGGACATATGCTGCTCCGCAGTGTTTTGTTCCCTCAATCGGTGCCTGCTAAACAGCGGTTTTATTTAACGGCTGATAATTACCGGATGCTGTATACATATATGTCGGAGTTACCGTACGAAAGCCGTTTTCCTGCTTACGATACCTCCGAATTTTTTAGCAGTTACACTAAGTTTTTCTTTTTCCGGGCAGCGAAAGAAGCGGTACCGGATCATATCCGGGTGTTTAACAAGGCCGGCTGGAGTTATGGTTTTTTAACAGACTACTGTTATGTGGTTGATTTCAAAAACAACCTGGAGTTTATGCTCAGCGCTACCATTTATGTAAATAAGGACGGCATTTTGAATGACAATAAATATGAATATGAAGAAACCGGCTACCCGTTTTTTAAGGAAGTAGGTCAAACGATTTATAAATATGAATTAACCAAAAAGAAAACGGTCATTCCGGATCTGAGCCGTTGGAAATTTACATACGACTAG
- the gcvT gene encoding glycine cleavage system aminomethyltransferase GcvT, whose product MKETPFTKKHLELGAKMAEFAGYHMPISYSGINEEHQTVRKNAGVFDVSHMGEFILKGPKALDLIQRVTTNDASKLRNNHAQYSCFTNEQGGIVDDLIVYCIEENNVYMIVVNAANIEKDWKWLSDHNPDGVEMHNISDKTALLAIQGPNATAILQPLTDTDILNLKYYTFEKGRFAGVDNVLISATGYTGSGGVEIYFEDKDGAADKIWEAIFAEGGPKGLKPIGLAARDTLRLEMGYCLYGNDLNDTTTPLEAGLGWITKFTKEFTASDLLKKQKEAGVTQKLVGFELQDKGIPRNGYEICDENGNRIGTVTSGTQSPSLGKAIGLGYVQSGFAAFETPVFIKVRDKLLKAKVVKLPFA is encoded by the coding sequence ATGAAGGAAACTCCGTTTACTAAAAAACACCTGGAGCTTGGAGCCAAGATGGCTGAATTTGCAGGTTATCATATGCCGATCAGCTATTCCGGGATCAATGAAGAGCATCAGACGGTAAGAAAGAATGCCGGTGTGTTTGATGTAAGCCATATGGGTGAGTTTATCCTGAAAGGACCGAAAGCGCTGGACCTGATCCAACGGGTGACGACCAATGACGCTTCCAAACTCAGGAACAATCATGCTCAATACAGCTGCTTCACCAATGAGCAGGGAGGCATTGTAGACGATCTGATCGTTTATTGTATTGAAGAAAACAATGTATACATGATTGTGGTGAACGCTGCCAATATTGAAAAAGACTGGAAATGGCTGAGCGATCACAATCCAGACGGAGTTGAAATGCACAATATTTCCGATAAGACGGCACTGCTGGCCATTCAGGGACCAAACGCAACAGCCATATTGCAGCCGCTTACCGATACCGATATCCTGAATTTAAAATACTATACATTTGAAAAAGGCCGGTTTGCCGGAGTAGACAATGTGCTCATCAGCGCCACCGGTTATACCGGTTCCGGCGGGGTGGAAATTTATTTTGAGGACAAGGACGGCGCCGCCGATAAAATCTGGGAGGCCATTTTTGCAGAGGGCGGTCCCAAAGGGCTGAAACCGATTGGCCTGGCGGCAAGGGATACCCTGCGTTTGGAAATGGGTTATTGCCTTTATGGTAACGACCTGAATGACACAACTACGCCGCTGGAAGCCGGGTTGGGCTGGATCACTAAATTTACCAAGGAGTTTACAGCAAGCGACCTGCTAAAAAAACAGAAAGAAGCCGGCGTAACGCAAAAGCTGGTGGGTTTTGAGCTGCAGGACAAGGGCATTCCACGCAACGGGTACGAGATCTGTGATGAAAACGGAAACCGGATCGGTACCGTTACTTCCGGCACCCAATCTCCTTCTTTGGGAAAAGCTATCGGGCTGGGGTATGTACAATCCGGATTTGCTGCTTTTGAAACGCCGGTATTTATTAAAGTACGGGACAAATTATTAAAAGCAAAGGTGGTGAAACTGCCTTTTGCCTGA
- a CDS encoding 2-phosphosulfolactate phosphatase: MSNQPTLYTSLSPALIHLYDLNNAVVVVIDVFRATSTIAAALYNGARYIIPVDSVPKAIEISKSVNGIAAGERDGKLADGLRHGNSPMEYKRDFIEDQVLVLTTTNGTRLLHMALEQGADDIVTGSFPNLSSVCNYLIAQHKNVILACAGWKDKFNLEDTLFAGAVISQVKKHFSIHCDSSFMAEYMYQHNQQDLLGFAKQLTHYHRLVDRFGYIDDIAFCLQENVADVLPLYREGRLIRQQ; this comes from the coding sequence ATGAGTAATCAACCGACCCTTTATACATCGCTTTCTCCCGCGCTGATTCATCTTTACGACCTCAACAATGCCGTTGTGGTGGTTATTGATGTGTTCAGGGCCACCTCAACCATTGCTGCTGCCCTGTATAACGGCGCGCGGTATATCATCCCCGTCGATTCGGTGCCCAAGGCCATCGAGATCAGTAAATCGGTAAATGGAATTGCTGCGGGTGAACGGGACGGGAAGCTGGCCGATGGCCTCCGTCATGGAAATTCGCCCATGGAATATAAACGGGATTTTATCGAAGACCAGGTACTGGTACTCACCACTACCAACGGAACGCGCTTATTGCATATGGCGCTGGAACAGGGGGCGGATGATATTGTTACCGGGTCTTTCCCCAATCTTTCATCGGTTTGCAACTATTTAATTGCCCAGCATAAAAACGTTATCCTGGCCTGCGCAGGATGGAAAGATAAATTCAACCTGGAGGATACCCTGTTTGCAGGGGCCGTCATCAGTCAGGTAAAAAAACATTTTTCGATACACTGCGACAGCTCTTTTATGGCGGAATACATGTATCAGCACAATCAGCAGGATCTCCTGGGCTTTGCAAAGCAACTAACGCATTACCACCGGCTGGTAGACCGGTTTGGATACATTGATGATATTGCGTTCTGTCTGCAGGAAAATGTAGCGGATGTATTACCGTTATACAGGGAGGGGCGGTTGATCCGGCAACAATAA